The sequence GATATAAAGCTTTCCTCAATTCTTCTTTATTGGGGGCTTTTCCATGCCATGCATTATCTCCCACCATAAAATCTACACCATATCCCATTTGGGTATATAATATGATTAAAATAGGTTTTCCTCTTCCAGTTTCATTTTTTCCTTTTTTTAAAATGTTAATTACTTTTTCAATATTGTTCCCTTCTAATTCTTCTAGAACTTTCCAATCAAAGGATTCAAATTTTTTTTTTAAATCCCCTAAAGGTAATACTTCATCTGTCGTTCCATCTATTTGTTGACCATTATAATCTACAGTGGCTATATAATTATCTATTTTTCTAGAACCTGCATATAAAACTGCTTCCCAAATTTGTCCTTCATTTAATTCTCCATCTCCATGCAAACTATAAATTATACTACTCAATTCTTTATTGAGTTTTTTTGATAAAGCAGCACCAATAGATATAGACATTCCTTGCCCTAAAGAACCAGAAGAAATTCGTATTCCAGGGAGTCCTCCATGTACAGATGGATGTCCTTGCAAACGAGAATTTAACTTTCTAAAAGTAGATAATTCTTTAATCGAAAAAAAACCAGAACGAGCTAATATGCTATAATAAACAGGAGATATATGTCCATTGGATAAGAAAAAAAGGTCTTCTCCTTTTCCATCTATAGAAAATTTATTTGAATTATAATGCATAATCTTTTGATATAAAGAAACAAAATACTCTGTACACCCTAAAGATCCACCAGGATGTCCAGATTTTGCGTCATTTACCATACGTAAAACATCTCTCCTCACTTGAATACACAAATCTTTTAAATAACGTACATTCATTTTTTCAATTTTTGTTTGTATATTTTTTTGACTATTTCACAAAAGTAACAATTAATTTCATTATGAGTATTCTCAATAGAAAAGCAAGATTTAAATATCATTTTCTGGAACATTACGTATCTGGAATACAATTATTTGGTACAGAAGTAAAATCAATAAGACAAAATAAGGCCAATATAATGGAAAGTTTCTGTCAAATGAGACATGGAGAGTTGTATTCTATAAACATGTATATAGCTGAATATAAATTTGGAACAAACTGGAATCATTCAAGTAGAAGAGAAAGAAAATTATTATTGAAAAAACAAGAATTAATAAAAATCAATAAAAAATTAAAAAATCCAGGTTTAACTTTAATTCCCATAGAATTATTTTTTAATGATAAAGGATATATAAAAATGAAAATCGTTTTAGCTAAAGGAAAAAAAACATATGATAAACGTGAATCTTTGCGTAAAAGAGATTTTTGTAGGGAAATCCAGCAATCTTTTAAATTAAAAAATCGTATTTAATTTATTTTTGAAATCAAATCTTTATATTTGTTTAGATTTAAAGAAAAAGAAATTATAGTTTTATGAAAAACGTCAATTTTTTTATTATTGCTTTATTTACTTTTTTTTCGTCTGTTTTTTCCCAAGAAGATTCGAAAGAAAAATGGTTTATCCGAGTAGGAGCACATGACATAAATTATTATCCTATAACGTCTCCTTTTAAAGGTTTTTTTCTAAAAAAAAATAATAGTTTCATTCCCATTATTTCTAGCATAGAATTAGAACATAATATAAAGAAACATATAGGTTTGTATCTAGATGCTTCATTAGGAATGGTAGATAATCCGAGATGGAAAATAGAAAATAACTTTTTTATGAAGTTAAGTCCTGGAGTGAATTTATATATTTTACCTCATAAGAAGTTTGATCCTTATTTAAGATTTGGAGTAGGTTATCATAAGTTCAATAATTATCTCAATAGAGAGTTGAGAATTTCCGAAACAAAATATTTTAAAACAAATAAAAAAAATTTTCTTCTATTAGATAGTGGATTAGGGTTAAATTTATGGCTGGTTTCTAACTTTGGATTTAATATTCAAAGCACTTATAATCAAGTATTTGCAAAACAATCAGATGATTATTTGAATTTTTGGAAACATAATGTAGGATTGATTTTCCGTTTTGGAAATCTCCAAATTCATCAAGATCATAAACATGATCATAATAAAACTGTTGGAGAAACAAATCAAGATAATTATTCTTCTTCCGTTGTTCCCGTTATTAAAGAAAAAGAAGAAGAAGAAAAAAAAATTTGTTGTAATAATCAAGAAGACTCAGATCATGATGGTGTTTTAGATCAAGAAGATTTCTGTCCAAATCAATTTGGATTAAAAAAATTTCAGGGTTGTCCGGATACAGATTTAGATAATATCCCGGATCATGAAGATAAATGCCCAAACAAATTTGGAAAAAAAGAAAATCAAGGATGTCCTAATATCGTTTTTAGTCCTATTTTATTCAGTTCTGGTAAATCTTCATTATCTCCTCATTCTTTAACAAGAATTAATAAAATTTCTGAGATCATGATTAATACTCTTCCTAATTCTAAATTTTACATCAATGGATATACAGATTCGAATGGAAATTTATATTTGAATCAAACTTTATCTGTAAAAAGAGCTCATTCCGTATTTGAAGCTTTAGTATCTAAAGGGGTAGATGCTTCTAGAATAGAAGTTAGAGGATTAGGAATCGAAAAGAAAAAAGGAAGACGTGTTGAAATCATAATCCGAAAGTCATAAAATCATAAAAAAAGTCTCTTGATTTTCAAGAGGCTTTTTTATTTGTCTGAAAAGAAATATATACACTGACTTGATAAAGTATTAGAAGAGGAATTAATACGATGATTGTACTTAAAATATCTCCAGGTGTTATAGCAGAAGCTATAACTAATAGAATCAGAAAAGCATGTTTTCTGTATTTTTTTAAAAATGAATAAGATATTAATTCCATTTTAGTTAGAAAAAATATAAGAAATGGAAATAAAAAAATAATCCCCATAGAAAACACGGAATGGACGATTAAAGAAATATAATCTGATAAATCAAATATATTTTTCGGAATATAACTTATTCTAAAAGAATATCCAAAATGAATTAAAAATGGACATAATATAAAATAACCGAAAAAAATTCCTAACAAAAACAGAAAAGTAACCATGATCAGTATCCATAGAGAATATTTCTTTTCTTCATCCGAAAGAGCCGGTTTTATGAATTTCCAAAATTCATAAACAACATAAGGAAATGATAAAATGACTCCTCCTATGAAGCAAGTCCATACATAAATATTGAACTGACCAAATATTTGTCTATTTTGTATTTCTAAATTTTTATATAAAAAAGAAATGGAGTTTAAATGTACACCTAGAAAGGAATTCGCTAGTTTATAAAATACACGGTAAGTAATGAAATCTGTTTTTGCTGGACCAAAAATAATGTAATCAAATATAATATTTTTATTGTTCATTAAAATAATCATTGCAATGATTATTGCACAAAGACAATGAATTATATGTTTTCTTAATTCCTCTATATGTTTCCAAAACGGCATTTTATTTTCATTCATCAAAATGAAATTTTATTATATATAAAAAAAATAATACATTTTTTTTCAATAAAAATTGTAATTTTTATGTTAAATTTCATATAAATGAAATGTGGAATT comes from Blattabacterium cuenoti BPAA and encodes:
- a CDS encoding transketolase, with the protein product MNVRYLKDLCIQVRRDVLRMVNDAKSGHPGGSLGCTEYFVSLYQKIMHYNSNKFSIDGKGEDLFFLSNGHISPVYYSILARSGFFSIKELSTFRKLNSRLQGHPSVHGGLPGIRISSGSLGQGMSISIGAALSKKLNKELSSIIYSLHGDGELNEGQIWEAVLYAGSRKIDNYIATVDYNGQQIDGTTDEVLPLGDLKKKFESFDWKVLEELEGNNIEKVINILKKGKNETGRGKPILIILYTQMGYGVDFMVGDNAWHGKAPNKEELRKALYQLPETSLGDYPL
- the smpB gene encoding SsrA-binding protein SmpB; its protein translation is MSILNRKARFKYHFLEHYVSGIQLFGTEVKSIRQNKANIMESFCQMRHGELYSINMYIAEYKFGTNWNHSSRRERKLLLKKQELIKINKKLKNPGLTLIPIELFFNDKGYIKMKIVLAKGKKTYDKRESLRKRDFCREIQQSFKLKNRI
- a CDS encoding OmpA family protein, coding for MKNVNFFIIALFTFFSSVFSQEDSKEKWFIRVGAHDINYYPITSPFKGFFLKKNNSFIPIISSIELEHNIKKHIGLYLDASLGMVDNPRWKIENNFFMKLSPGVNLYILPHKKFDPYLRFGVGYHKFNNYLNRELRISETKYFKTNKKNFLLLDSGLGLNLWLVSNFGFNIQSTYNQVFAKQSDDYLNFWKHNVGLIFRFGNLQIHQDHKHDHNKTVGETNQDNYSSSVVPVIKEKEEEEKKICCNNQEDSDHDGVLDQEDFCPNQFGLKKFQGCPDTDLDNIPDHEDKCPNKFGKKENQGCPNIVFSPILFSSGKSSLSPHSLTRINKISEIMINTLPNSKFYINGYTDSNGNLYLNQTLSVKRAHSVFEALVSKGVDASRIEVRGLGIEKKKGRRVEIIIRKS
- the tatC gene encoding twin-arginine translocase subunit TatC; translation: MMNENKMPFWKHIEELRKHIIHCLCAIIIAMIILMNNKNIIFDYIIFGPAKTDFITYRVFYKLANSFLGVHLNSISFLYKNLEIQNRQIFGQFNIYVWTCFIGGVILSFPYVVYEFWKFIKPALSDEEKKYSLWILIMVTFLFLLGIFFGYFILCPFLIHFGYSFRISYIPKNIFDLSDYISLIVHSVFSMGIIFLFPFLIFFLTKMELISYSFLKKYRKHAFLILLVIASAITPGDILSTIIVLIPLLILYQVSVYISFQTNKKAS